In Stenotrophomonas sp. ESTM1D_MKCIP4_1, a single genomic region encodes these proteins:
- a CDS encoding M3 family metallopeptidase — MNTRRTRSITAAIMLLLTASTASAQTLHADDRAYFSDAAAEQAARATLAASIASLRDSGPTDPATRVAQAERLLGQCQRHRAYLHLQAARDARDARPVQAQRDAADLCDVAASIARKALVDAPTDAGWMAPYAWLRARALGSTGISTPPRAAGLDDAVDEVASPAMDAFARLQRQLLRHASYPAFPSNGTLLDSRKDSVALSRHPDRALREAGWKGYWQGVSSQRDAMASTLLALVQVNDRASQLQGHGSAPEHSYTRMGLDAEAVHATLAAVRRHAPQRRAYQQALLQHAERMGHADAQIWDLSLPDAGFVPPVLTWEQVRDTATDAMQGLGPAYTGEVHALLDPAQRRMDMAGTLGPRTGDAFPVAAPGVPSLLFVGERRGTLESDVEVVHEAGHAVHAQWMERANVSPFYRNGTSWLNEAYAIFNELKFRDQLYQQAQDPRAKAYYLKSLLDDIVLQVFIASEEAQLEESIYQGVAAGTLGTADDLDALTLDVLSGYGMMAQRYPALGATWETKRLMYEDPLYLANYLFAGLVAVQLYVQEQLDPQGFRQRYLAVLSEGFDRAPQEQVAQLLGHAPDWSALVDADLQVFDVQVARLHALHAQIEGGAL; from the coding sequence ATGAACACCCGCAGGACGCGTTCGATCACCGCCGCCATCATGCTGCTGCTCACTGCCAGCACCGCCAGCGCACAGACGCTGCATGCCGATGATCGCGCGTACTTCTCCGATGCGGCAGCCGAGCAGGCCGCGCGCGCGACGCTGGCCGCGTCCATCGCCTCCCTGCGCGACTCGGGCCCGACGGACCCGGCCACCCGCGTGGCACAGGCCGAGCGGCTGCTTGGACAGTGCCAGCGCCATCGCGCGTACCTGCACCTGCAGGCTGCACGCGATGCACGTGACGCCCGCCCTGTGCAGGCGCAACGGGACGCTGCGGACCTCTGCGATGTGGCGGCCAGCATCGCGCGCAAGGCGCTGGTCGACGCACCTACCGATGCGGGCTGGATGGCCCCCTACGCGTGGCTGCGCGCGCGCGCGCTGGGCAGCACCGGCATCTCCACTCCGCCGCGTGCCGCAGGCCTGGATGACGCCGTGGACGAGGTGGCCAGCCCGGCCATGGATGCGTTCGCACGCCTGCAGCGGCAGCTGCTGCGGCATGCCAGCTATCCGGCGTTCCCCAGCAACGGCACGCTGCTGGACAGCCGCAAGGACAGCGTCGCGTTGTCGCGTCACCCGGACCGCGCGCTGCGCGAAGCAGGCTGGAAGGGCTACTGGCAGGGTGTGTCATCGCAGCGCGACGCCATGGCGAGCACCTTGCTGGCGCTGGTCCAGGTCAATGATCGCGCCTCGCAGCTGCAGGGCCACGGCTCTGCGCCGGAGCACAGTTACACGCGCATGGGGCTGGATGCCGAGGCAGTACACGCCACCCTGGCGGCCGTGCGGCGACATGCACCGCAACGTCGCGCCTACCAGCAGGCGCTGCTGCAGCATGCCGAACGGATGGGCCACGCCGACGCGCAGATCTGGGATCTCAGCCTGCCCGACGCGGGTTTCGTTCCGCCCGTCCTGACCTGGGAACAGGTGCGCGACACCGCCACCGACGCGATGCAGGGCCTGGGGCCCGCCTACACCGGGGAAGTGCACGCGCTGCTTGATCCGGCGCAGCGGCGCATGGACATGGCCGGGACGCTGGGCCCACGTACCGGTGATGCCTTCCCGGTTGCCGCGCCCGGCGTGCCGTCCCTGCTGTTCGTCGGCGAGCGCCGTGGCACGCTGGAAAGCGACGTGGAGGTTGTGCACGAAGCCGGGCATGCGGTGCATGCGCAATGGATGGAGCGGGCGAATGTCTCCCCGTTCTATCGCAACGGCACCTCGTGGTTGAACGAGGCGTACGCGATCTTCAACGAGCTGAAGTTCCGCGACCAGCTGTACCAGCAGGCGCAGGACCCCCGTGCGAAGGCGTATTACCTGAAATCCCTGCTGGATGACATCGTGCTGCAGGTGTTCATCGCTTCGGAAGAAGCTCAACTGGAAGAGTCGATCTACCAGGGCGTGGCTGCCGGTACGCTGGGCACGGCCGATGACCTCGACGCGCTGACCCTGGACGTGCTGTCCGGCTACGGCATGATGGCCCAGCGCTACCCGGCACTCGGCGCCACCTGGGAAACCAAGCGGTTGATGTACGAAGACCCGTTGTACCTGGCCAACTACCTGTTCGCCGGGCTGGTGGCCGTGCAGCTGTACGTGCAGGAACAGCTGGATCCGCAGGGGTTCCGCCAGCGTTACCTGGCCGTCCTGTCCGAAGGCTTTGACCGCGCGCCGCAGGAACAGGTGGCGCAGCTGCTGGGGCATGCGCCGGACTGGTCGGCGCTGGTCGATGCCGACCTGCAGGTGTTCGACGTACAGGTGGCGCGCCTGCATGCGCTGCATGCGCAGATCGAAGGCGGCGCCCTGTAG
- a CDS encoding TPM domain-containing protein — protein MAHPQRLYRPLLLHLWCALLLFALPLLAIAQTPVPTLDSPVVDPTGVLSASTTEHLQQQSRALFARSGGAQLQVLVVASTGDESIEDYAQRVYDQWQLGRKGVDDGVLLLVAVQDRRVRIQPGYGLEGAIPDAYAKRIIEETILPRFRAGDFDQGVMDGSAQLVKLIDGEPLPPPPSNNPLDLAWSNFDSVMSSTALLAFFMGLWRSPRMMDPPPLRRPGGPRKKRRKAAAPAAEASTGTAVPARRWWRAPLEWLGAILAGTLLAAVMLPRAVIGVGMLLTFVVPVAWGCGRSWRRSRGTRRTLWTMLAISVVLAVTLQLTRGVFPGLVIHVAAYVALAVLAFLVALPCIVARACWQRSRVEFAVRLLVYLIVAGFAALWIADKSSDADAGMAMWALGGVAAYVGWILMMAQGGGGGGGGGSSSGGSSRSSSSSSSSSSSSWSGGGGRSGGGGASGSW, from the coding sequence ATGGCCCACCCGCAACGTCTTTACCGCCCCCTGCTGCTCCACCTCTGGTGCGCGCTGCTGCTGTTCGCGCTGCCGTTGCTGGCCATCGCCCAGACCCCGGTGCCCACGCTCGATTCCCCGGTTGTCGACCCCACCGGGGTGCTGTCGGCCAGCACCACCGAACACCTGCAGCAGCAATCACGCGCGCTGTTCGCACGCAGCGGTGGCGCGCAGCTGCAGGTGCTGGTGGTGGCCAGTACCGGCGACGAGAGCATCGAAGACTACGCGCAACGCGTGTATGACCAGTGGCAACTGGGGCGCAAGGGCGTGGACGATGGCGTGCTGCTGCTGGTGGCGGTGCAGGACCGCCGCGTGCGCATCCAGCCGGGCTATGGCCTGGAAGGCGCAATTCCCGATGCGTATGCCAAGCGCATCATCGAAGAGACGATACTGCCGCGCTTCCGCGCCGGGGATTTCGACCAGGGCGTGATGGACGGCAGCGCACAGCTGGTCAAGCTCATCGACGGCGAGCCCTTGCCACCGCCCCCCAGCAACAACCCATTGGACCTGGCGTGGAGCAACTTTGATTCGGTGATGTCCAGCACGGCGCTGCTGGCCTTCTTCATGGGCCTGTGGCGATCCCCGCGGATGATGGACCCGCCCCCGCTGCGGCGGCCGGGTGGGCCGCGAAAGAAACGCAGGAAAGCAGCCGCCCCGGCAGCGGAGGCCTCAACAGGCACGGCAGTCCCGGCGCGCCGCTGGTGGCGTGCGCCGTTGGAATGGCTGGGGGCGATCCTCGCCGGCACGCTGCTGGCGGCGGTGATGCTGCCGCGTGCGGTGATCGGCGTGGGCATGCTGCTGACGTTCGTCGTACCCGTTGCGTGGGGCTGCGGGCGCAGCTGGCGGCGCAGCCGGGGCACCCGCCGCACGCTGTGGACGATGCTGGCCATCAGCGTGGTGCTGGCCGTGACCCTGCAGCTCACGCGGGGCGTATTCCCCGGCCTGGTCATCCACGTGGCTGCCTATGTGGCGCTGGCGGTGCTTGCCTTCCTCGTCGCCTTGCCCTGCATCGTCGCGCGTGCCTGCTGGCAGCGCAGTCGCGTCGAATTCGCAGTGCGCCTGCTCGTGTACCTCATCGTTGCGGGGTTCGCCGCGTTGTGGATTGCCGACAAATCCAGCGATGCCGATGCCGGCATGGCGATGTGGGCGCTGGGCGGGGTTGCGGCTTACGTGGGGTGGATCCTGATGATGGCCCAGGGGGGCGGCGGCGGCGGTGGCGGCGGCAGCAGTTCAGGGGGCAGCTCGCGCTCCTCTTCGTCGTCCAGTTCCTCGTCTTCATCCAGCTGGTCGGGCGGCGGGGGCCGCAGTGGCGGCGGGGGTGCCTCGGGCAGCTGGTAA
- a CDS encoding VOC family protein, whose translation MRLLHLTLPVSDADTVAAWFHDVLQLRVVGHHVHIGWSTIELQPANGQPLGGVHLAFNVPDNRFADAIAWLRERVPLQRNPEGIDYFALESNWQSQSVYFTGPDGLILELIGRKRLPAGTRSGAFHGSELTCLSEVGLPSADVDAVRADASARFGLQPLSPPSPQFAPMGDDEGLLIVVAADRRWFPGQKDLPNAQGLLLRVGDVQGSGELADAARGWRVVA comes from the coding sequence ATGCGCCTGCTTCACCTCACCCTTCCGGTGTCCGACGCGGATACGGTGGCGGCCTGGTTCCACGACGTGCTGCAGCTGCGCGTGGTCGGCCACCACGTGCACATCGGCTGGAGCACGATCGAACTGCAACCGGCGAACGGACAGCCGCTGGGCGGCGTGCACCTGGCCTTCAACGTGCCGGACAACCGCTTTGCCGACGCCATCGCATGGCTGCGCGAACGTGTGCCGCTGCAGCGCAATCCCGAGGGCATCGATTACTTCGCGCTGGAAAGCAACTGGCAATCACAGTCGGTGTACTTCACCGGTCCAGACGGGCTGATCCTGGAACTGATCGGGCGGAAGCGCCTGCCGGCCGGCACGCGCAGTGGCGCATTCCACGGGAGTGAACTGACCTGCCTGAGTGAAGTGGGCCTGCCCAGCGCGGATGTGGATGCGGTGCGCGCCGACGCAAGCGCGCGCTTCGGGCTGCAACCGCTCAGCCCGCCCTCGCCGCAGTTCGCGCCGATGGGCGATGACGAAGGGCTGTTGATCGTGGTGGCCGCCGACCGCCGCTGGTTCCCCGGACAGAAGGATCTGCCCAACGCGCAGGGTCTGCTGCTGCGCGTGGGCGATGTACAGGGCAGTGGCGAGCTGGCCGATGCCGCGCGGGGCTGGCGGGTGGTCGCATAG
- a CDS encoding YiiX/YebB-like N1pC/P60 family cysteine hydrolase: MRTFLLILGLLLTPLAPALAAGVQVREGDLLFVTAGHSGLSAAIDDATATQGATSFDHVALVAAGNQGWQVLHADEKGSRQQTLADFQHDARAKQRQIVVYRLRSPPAGAITDAVATARTLLGKPYNTTYVLNEDSYYCSDFIERAFRAHHVFALQPMNFRNPKTGQISQHWVDLYRGMGMDVPQGLPGTNPNDMAASAVLERVGTL; this comes from the coding sequence ATGCGTACCTTCCTGCTGATCCTCGGCCTGTTGCTCACTCCTCTTGCGCCCGCGCTGGCTGCGGGCGTCCAGGTCCGCGAGGGTGATCTGTTGTTCGTGACCGCCGGGCACAGCGGCCTGAGTGCGGCCATCGACGATGCCACCGCCACGCAGGGGGCGACCAGCTTCGACCATGTGGCCCTGGTGGCGGCCGGTAACCAGGGTTGGCAGGTACTGCACGCGGATGAGAAGGGATCACGGCAGCAGACGCTGGCCGACTTCCAGCACGACGCGCGTGCCAAGCAACGGCAGATCGTGGTGTACCGGCTGCGCAGTCCACCGGCCGGGGCGATCACCGATGCGGTGGCCACCGCCCGCACCCTGCTGGGCAAGCCCTACAACACGACCTATGTGTTGAACGAGGACAGCTACTACTGCTCGGACTTCATCGAGCGCGCGTTCCGTGCCCACCATGTGTTCGCGCTGCAGCCGATGAACTTCCGCAACCCGAAGACCGGGCAGATCTCGCAGCACTGGGTGGACCTGTACCGCGGCATGGGCATGGACGTGCCGCAGGGCCTGCCGGGTACCAACCCCAACGACATGGCCGCCAGCGCGGTGCTGGAACGCGTCGGTACGCTGTAA
- a CDS encoding MDR family oxidoreductase — MFNAIHIDKDEAGYRATLASLDDAALPPGDVTIDVAYSTLNYKDGLAITGQGGGVVRRFPMVPGIDLAGTVVHSENADYRVGDAVLLNGWGVGEKHWGGLAQRARVQGEWLVPLPEGISARQAMAIGTAGYTAMLCVMALERHGLRPEQGEVLVTGANGGVGSFAITLLSRLGYRVAASTGRPQEAAYLTALGASGIIDRATLSQPGKPLQAERWAAAIDSVGSHTLANVCASLRADGAVAACGLAQGMDFPSTVAPFILRGVSLLGINSVTRPRHERIEAWARLARDLDLATLDDITQEIGLGDAVSAASALLEGKVRGRLVVDVNRA, encoded by the coding sequence ATGTTCAACGCCATCCACATCGACAAGGACGAGGCGGGTTACCGCGCCACCCTTGCGTCTCTCGATGATGCCGCGCTGCCACCCGGCGATGTCACCATCGACGTGGCCTACAGCACGCTGAACTACAAGGATGGCCTGGCCATCACCGGGCAGGGCGGTGGCGTGGTGCGCCGCTTCCCGATGGTGCCCGGCATCGATCTGGCCGGCACCGTGGTGCACAGCGAAAACGCCGATTACCGCGTGGGCGATGCGGTGCTGCTCAATGGCTGGGGCGTGGGCGAGAAGCACTGGGGCGGTCTGGCCCAGCGCGCCCGCGTGCAGGGGGAGTGGCTGGTGCCGCTGCCCGAGGGCATCAGCGCACGCCAGGCCATGGCTATCGGCACCGCCGGCTATACCGCCATGCTCTGCGTGATGGCGCTGGAACGGCATGGCCTGCGCCCGGAGCAGGGCGAGGTGCTGGTGACCGGTGCGAACGGCGGCGTCGGCAGCTTCGCCATCACGTTGCTGTCGCGCCTGGGGTATCGGGTGGCCGCATCCACCGGCCGCCCGCAGGAAGCGGCGTACCTCACCGCGCTGGGTGCCAGCGGGATCATCGACCGCGCCACGCTCTCGCAGCCGGGCAAGCCACTGCAGGCCGAGCGCTGGGCCGCGGCCATCGATTCGGTGGGCAGCCACACGTTGGCCAATGTCTGCGCCAGCCTGCGCGCCGATGGTGCCGTGGCGGCCTGCGGGCTGGCGCAGGGCATGGATTTCCCCAGCACCGTTGCGCCCTTCATCCTGCGCGGTGTCAGCCTGCTGGGCATCAACAGCGTCACCCGCCCGCGACATGAGCGCATCGAAGCGTGGGCACGTCTGGCGCGTGATCTCGATCTGGCTACGCTGGATGACATCACCCAGGAAATCGGCTTGGGGGATGCGGTCAGCGCCGCCAGCGCGTTGCTGGAAGGCAAAGTACGCGGCCGCCTGGTGGTGGACGTGAATCGCGCGTAG
- a CDS encoding TetR/AcrR family transcriptional regulator: MEPNPPVAAPRRGRPPRSERALQDTRELLLRAGIELLTSQGYGATGIDAVLARVQLPKGSFYHYFQSKQAYGLAVLAAYDAYFLRKLDRHLQDTALPALQRLQSFIDDAQQGMQRFQFERGCLVGNLGQEVTALPPEYRQQLDAVLLGWQHRVAACLRHAQAEGTLAARADTDALAAFFWIGWEGAVLRARLAHNVAPMQVFARGFFDALPR, translated from the coding sequence ATGGAGCCGAACCCGCCCGTTGCTGCGCCCCGACGCGGCCGCCCGCCGCGCAGCGAACGCGCGCTGCAGGACACCCGTGAGCTGCTGCTGCGCGCGGGTATCGAGCTGCTGACCAGCCAGGGCTACGGCGCCACCGGCATTGATGCGGTACTGGCCCGCGTGCAGCTGCCGAAGGGCTCCTTCTACCACTACTTCCAGAGCAAACAGGCCTATGGTCTGGCGGTGCTGGCGGCCTATGACGCCTACTTCCTGCGCAAGCTCGACCGCCATCTGCAGGACACCGCGCTGCCCGCGCTGCAGCGCCTGCAGTCGTTCATCGACGATGCGCAGCAGGGCATGCAGCGCTTCCAGTTCGAGCGCGGCTGCCTGGTCGGCAATCTCGGCCAGGAAGTAACCGCGCTGCCGCCCGAATACCGGCAGCAGCTGGATGCCGTGCTGCTGGGCTGGCAGCACCGTGTGGCCGCCTGCCTGCGCCATGCGCAGGCCGAGGGCACGCTGGCCGCGCGCGCCGACACCGATGCGCTGGCCGCCTTCTTCTGGATCGGCTGGGAGGGCGCGGTACTGCGTGCCCGCCTGGCCCACAACGTGGCACCGATGCAGGTGTTCGCACGTGGTTTCTTCGACGCCCTGCCGCGCTGA